One genomic window of Alphaproteobacteria bacterium includes the following:
- a CDS encoding LysR family transcriptional regulator → MIRDRLPDLGVRELRALVSLARYGNFAAAAADVGVSQPTLTRTVRRAEDAIGAAMFMRTTRRVALTPAGREFIPLAERLLDDIGLGMRNIRELALVERGQVVIASQISIAQGILPAAIRTYSHRFSSVEIRLMEGVQSSVLEAVRGGGADFGLGDTTGVTDPLSGEPLGDQSFRVVLPRGHRLLRRRTVTLQDLDGESLIRMTPDSAAWQLMDSAIVSSGIRMSSHHTVGLFTTAFRLVAEGLGIVIAPAMILSSVHPEGVGSRPLASGEMVQHQGIIVRRDRELTPAAAAFLGVLRDIWPQDRDIASPD, encoded by the coding sequence ATGATCCGTGACAGACTGCCCGACCTGGGGGTTCGCGAACTCCGCGCGCTGGTGTCGCTGGCCCGCTACGGCAATTTCGCCGCCGCCGCCGCCGATGTGGGGGTGTCGCAGCCGACCCTGACGCGGACCGTCCGCCGGGCCGAGGACGCGATCGGCGCCGCCATGTTCATGCGCACCACGCGCCGGGTGGCGCTGACGCCGGCGGGGCGCGAATTCATCCCGCTGGCCGAACGGCTGCTGGACGATATCGGGCTGGGCATGCGCAACATCCGCGAACTGGCCCTTGTGGAGCGCGGGCAGGTCGTGATCGCCTCGCAGATATCCATCGCGCAGGGTATCCTGCCGGCGGCGATCCGGACGTATTCGCACCGCTTTTCCAGCGTCGAGATCCGGCTGATGGAAGGGGTGCAGTCCAGCGTGCTGGAAGCGGTGCGCGGCGGCGGCGCGGATTTCGGCCTGGGCGACACGACCGGCGTTACCGACCCCCTGTCGGGCGAACCGCTGGGCGACCAGTCCTTTCGCGTCGTGCTGCCCCGGGGGCATCGGCTGCTGCGCCGCCGGACGGTGACGCTGCAGGACCTCGACGGCGAATCCCTGATCCGGATGACCCCGGATTCGGCCGCCTGGCAGTTGATGGACAGCGCCATCGTCTCCTCGGGAATCCGGATGTCGTCGCACCATACGGTGGGCCTGTTCACCACCGCCTTCCGGCTGGTGGCGGAAGGGCTCGGGATCGTGATCGCGCCCGCGATGATCCTCTCCAGCGTGCATCCCGAAGGGGTGGGGTCGCGGCCGCTGGCGTCGGGCGAGATGGTGCAGCATCAGGGAATCATCGTCCGCCGCGACCGGGAACTCACCCCGGCGGCGGCGGCCTTCCTCGGCGTATTGCGCGATATCTGGCCGCAGGACCGCGATATCGCATCGCCGGACTGA
- a CDS encoding GFA family protein has translation MKIDGQCHCGAIAYEAEVDPDSIRLCHCTDCQQLSGSPFRANVSAPAESFRLLRGSPKSYIKTAESGSKRRHMFCGDCGAPISSSAPDNPPAYSLRVGMIAQRARFRPAGQIWRRSALPWVDEIATVPAKEKG, from the coding sequence ATGAAGATCGACGGACAGTGCCATTGCGGGGCGATCGCCTATGAGGCGGAGGTCGACCCCGATTCCATCCGCCTCTGCCACTGCACCGATTGCCAGCAGCTCAGCGGATCGCCCTTCCGCGCCAATGTGAGCGCGCCGGCGGAGAGCTTCCGGCTGCTGCGCGGGAGCCCGAAAAGCTATATCAAGACGGCGGAAAGCGGCAGCAAGCGGCGGCACATGTTCTGCGGCGATTGCGGCGCGCCGATATCGTCCAGCGCGCCGGACAACCCGCCCGCCTATTCGTTGCGCGTCGGCATGATCGCCCAGCGCGCGCGGTTCCGCCCGGCGGGACAGATCTGGCGCCGCTCCGCCCTGCCTTGGGTCGATGAAATCGCCACCGTGCCGGCGAAGGAGAAAGGCTGA
- a CDS encoding enoyl-CoA hydratase-related protein, with protein MTAYQHLIYEKAESRLTITLNRPERINALNEALTREFETAMLAAEDDDDIKVVVLKGAGRGFCSGHDYGREHFVPGERETGADTEGHRIDFSKRLRAYMRVWEIPKPVIAQVHGPCIAAGTILAGLADIVAVAHDAKIGPVEAAPGMVQGLIWGSWLPLVGLRKTKDFAFLHGTMNGIEAAGCGWATKSVPAAELADLVDDMAAEIARVPLEILMMKKRAINRSANQMGFREMMEINFEMSLAGHFSNTREEWTAKLEKDGFKPVMAEWKAGTVYDRNRNR; from the coding sequence ATGACCGCCTACCAACACCTGATCTACGAGAAGGCGGAATCGCGCCTCACCATCACCCTTAACCGCCCGGAAAGGATCAACGCGCTGAACGAGGCGCTGACCCGCGAGTTCGAAACCGCGATGCTCGCCGCCGAGGATGACGACGACATCAAGGTCGTGGTCCTGAAAGGCGCGGGGCGCGGCTTCTGTTCCGGGCATGACTACGGCCGGGAGCATTTCGTCCCCGGCGAGCGCGAGACCGGCGCCGATACCGAGGGCCACCGGATCGATTTCTCCAAGCGGCTGCGCGCCTATATGCGGGTCTGGGAAATCCCCAAGCCGGTGATCGCCCAGGTGCACGGGCCCTGCATCGCGGCGGGCACGATCCTGGCCGGGCTGGCGGATATCGTCGCGGTGGCGCATGACGCGAAGATCGGCCCGGTGGAGGCCGCGCCCGGCATGGTGCAGGGGCTGATCTGGGGCAGCTGGCTGCCGCTGGTGGGCCTGCGCAAGACCAAGGATTTCGCCTTCCTGCACGGCACGATGAACGGGATCGAGGCGGCGGGTTGCGGCTGGGCGACGAAATCGGTCCCGGCGGCGGAACTGGCCGACCTGGTCGACGACATGGCGGCGGAAATCGCCCGCGTGCCGCTGGAAATCCTGATGATGAAGAAACGCGCCATCAACCGCAGCGCCAACCAGATGGGCTTCCGCGAGATGATGGAGATCAACTTCGAGATGAGCCTCGCCGGTCATTTCAGCAACACGCGCGAGGAATGGACCGCGAAGCTGGAAAAGGACGGCTTCAAGCCGGTGATGGCGGAATGGAAGGCCGGGACGGTGTACGACCGGAACCGGAACCGGTGA
- the pyrC gene encoding dihydroorotase, with protein MPTQASTPGSLTIREPDDWHLHLRDGAMLAGIVDFTARQFARAIIMPNLAPPVTTIAAAEAYRARILAALPAGRRFTPLMTAYLTDEIDAGEIAAGFERGVFTACKLYPAGATTNSAFGVTDVRNIHAVLARMQEIGMPLLVHGEVTSPDIDIFDREARFLEDVLAPLLRDFPALKLVLEHITTAESVQFVRAAGPTVAATITPHHLRIDRNALFAGGMRPHAYCLPVAKRRHHRTALREAATSGDPKFFLGTDSAPHPRHDKESACGCAGIFCAPAALESYALTFDEEGALDRLEGFASEFGPRFYGLPLNEGTVTLHREDLAVPEAVTGDGGVCVVPFHAGETIGWRAAERGGKWSRETGA; from the coding sequence ATGCCGACACAAGCGTCAACCCCCGGAAGCCTCACCATCCGGGAGCCGGATGACTGGCATCTGCATCTGCGCGACGGGGCCATGCTGGCGGGGATCGTCGATTTCACGGCGCGGCAGTTCGCGCGGGCCATTATCATGCCCAACCTCGCGCCGCCGGTGACCACCATCGCCGCCGCCGAGGCCTACCGGGCGCGTATCCTCGCGGCGCTGCCGGCGGGGCGGCGCTTCACGCCGCTGATGACCGCCTACCTGACCGACGAGATCGATGCCGGCGAGATCGCGGCCGGGTTCGAGCGCGGGGTCTTTACCGCCTGCAAGCTCTACCCGGCGGGCGCGACGACCAATTCGGCCTTCGGCGTCACCGATGTGCGCAATATCCATGCGGTGCTGGCGCGGATGCAGGAGATCGGCATGCCGCTGCTGGTGCATGGCGAGGTGACCTCGCCCGATATCGATATCTTCGACCGCGAGGCGCGGTTCCTGGAGGATGTGCTGGCGCCGCTGCTGCGCGATTTTCCGGCGCTGAAACTGGTGCTGGAGCATATCACCACGGCGGAATCGGTGCAGTTCGTCCGCGCCGCCGGGCCCACCGTGGCGGCCACCATCACCCCGCACCACCTGCGCATCGACCGCAACGCCCTGTTCGCGGGCGGGATGCGGCCGCATGCCTATTGCCTGCCGGTGGCGAAACGCCGCCATCACCGCACGGCGCTGCGCGAGGCCGCGACTTCGGGCGATCCGAAGTTCTTCCTCGGCACCGATTCCGCGCCGCACCCCCGGCACGACAAGGAAAGCGCCTGCGGCTGCGCCGGCATCTTCTGCGCCCCCGCCGCGCTGGAAAGCTACGCGCTGACCTTCGACGAGGAAGGGGCGCTCGACCGGCTGGAGGGGTTCGCGTCGGAATTCGGGCCGCGCTTCTACGGGTTGCCGCTGAACGAGGGCACCGTCACCCTGCACCGCGAGGACCTTGCGGTGCCGGAGGCGGTGACGGGGGATGGCGGGGTCTGCGTCGTGCCGTTCCACGCGGGCGAAACGATCGGATGGCGCGCGGCGGAACGCGGCGGCAAGTGGAGCCGCGAGACGGGCGCGTGA
- a CDS encoding DUF4276 family protein translates to MAAIYSIVEGHGEVRAVPVLLRRIAQEFCGIYDLDILDPHRVPRGRMLSDNSEDLKKAIELGKRRISSKDVPGFILVLLDADDDCPVTLAQSIFGRIKRDDITIIVVIANKEYESWFLKAIKSLRGTRGISDIAEPPDDSESIRDAKGYLERNYFGDNEFYQETVDQARLTSIFDINEARLSSSFDKFYREIYGNLMAD, encoded by the coding sequence ATGGCAGCAATATATTCAATTGTAGAAGGGCATGGAGAGGTGCGAGCTGTTCCTGTTTTGCTCAGGAGGATAGCTCAAGAGTTTTGTGGAATTTATGACTTAGATATTTTGGATCCTCATCGAGTTCCACGTGGACGAATGTTGTCCGATAATAGTGAAGATCTCAAGAAAGCTATCGAGCTTGGAAAACGACGAATTAGTAGTAAAGATGTCCCTGGGTTTATACTGGTTTTGTTAGATGCGGATGACGACTGCCCAGTAACGCTAGCGCAATCAATCTTTGGTCGAATTAAGAGGGATGATATAACTATTATTGTTGTTATAGCGAATAAAGAGTATGAATCTTGGTTCTTGAAAGCGATTAAGTCACTTAGAGGGACTCGGGGTATTTCTGATATAGCAGAACCACCAGATGATTCGGAGTCTATTCGTGATGCCAAAGGATACCTTGAACGAAATTACTTTGGGGATAATGAATTTTATCAAGAAACAGTAGATCAAGCTAGATTAACGTCAATATTCGATATTAATGAAGCACGATTATCTTCATCATTTGATAAATTTTACCGGGAAATATATGGTAACCTTATGGCTGATTAA